The proteins below are encoded in one region of Kazachstania africana CBS 2517 chromosome 6, complete genome:
- the RPR2 gene encoding ribonuclease P protein subunit RPR2 (similar to Saccharomyces cerevisiae RPR2 (YIR015W); ancestral locus Anc_7.118), protein MAKNKSKGNQNMDENGTILANPPKAIGNVELFQRLNYLYQLSTWNTMLYGKNDAMSRSYIKNLDFISKKTKCGLLPSIKRTICKKCKRVLIPKKTCTYSVSSKLSKRKKHDKEKIRKNEDFIVTCVCGEVKTFRVGLNRSHATFYEKEGTLINL, encoded by the coding sequence ATGGCTAAGAATAAATCAAAGGGGAACCAGAATATGGACGAAAATGGTACGATACTGGCAAACCCTCCGAAAGCAATAGGTAACGTAGAGTTATTTCAAAGGTTGAACTATCTATATCAGCTCTCAACATGGAATACGATGCTTTACGGTAAGAATGATGCAATGTCAAGAAGTTATATCAAGAACTTAGATTTCATTAGTAAGAAGACCAAGTGTGGTTTACTGCCGAGTATCAAGAGAACTATATGTAAGAAATGTAAGAGAGTACTGATACCCAAGAAAACATGTACTTATTCTGTATCTTCTAAACTGagcaaaagaaagaagcaTGACAAGGAAAAAATCAGGAAGAATGAGGATTTTATTGTTACCTGTGTATGTGGTGAGGTCAAAACGTTTAGAGTGGGTCTTAACAGAAGTCATGCTACGTTTTATGAAAAGGAGGGTACcttgataaatttataG
- the MRX9 gene encoding Mrx9p (similar to Saccharomyces cerevisiae YDL027C; ancestral locus Anc_3.164), which translates to MLLLKLGLHGPSKNLISGRRALLPYSMMTKGALLLESSPLKRIRYYHSNRSISNLRNESPLHNSLRSAGTPRARYGCNKLSFLRFKRNYNGSPFEDKEPRVRIYRITTLNLLLGSAVVLLLSTMILPILLKLIFPMIILGIFIYQYRIWKRTKLFDQIFRGLGRTNLSIKYKTLNSLQYNYVPKILKKSVPKSWYTNEDISDAEILLSFIKLRVIEAFKKNEMGISDYFLRRGQNFDDLSLLIDKENSQFLIRRLAGNFIVTMRHQLLLKNENVDIYLADVMISVLDDSSQTGIFMPLKELAKSNKSCKMVISVVSNSDILPRQFVITDEGETGKFYGKFTVSHGKDGHREFRIDDL; encoded by the coding sequence ATGCTACTTCTGAAACTGGGATTACATGGGCCTTCTAAGAATCTTATTAGCGGCAGAAGGGCTTTACTCCCATATTCGATGATGACGAAGGGTGCCCTTCTCCTAGAAAGCTCACCATTAAAGAGAATTCGCTACTATCATTCCAATAGAAGTATATCTAATCTGAGAAACGAATCACCGTTACATAACAGTCTCAGATCTGCTGGTACTCCTAGAGCTAGGTATGGttgtaataaattatcatttttacGATTTAAACGAAATTATAATGGCTCACCTTTTGAAGACAAGGAACCAAGGGTTAGAATTTATAGAATAACAACACTAAATTTGTTGTTAGGGTCAGCAGTAGTTTTGCTTCTGAGTACGATGATACTTCCGATACTATTGAAACTTATCTTCCCGATGATTATTCTGGGTATTTTTATCTACCAGTACAGGATTTGGAAAAGAACCAAACTGTTTGACCAGATTTTTAGGGGTTTGGGTAGGACTAATCTTTCTATCAAATATAAGACTCTAAATTCCTTACAATATAACTATGTTCCAAAGATACTGAAAAAGTCAGTTCCAAAATCATGGTATACAAATGAAGACATAAGTGATGCGGAAATTTTGTTaagttttatcaaattgagAGTAATTGAGgccttcaaaaaaaatgaaatgggTATTTCTGATTATTTCTTGAGACGTggtcaaaattttgatgatttaagtttattaattgataaagaaaactCACAATTTCTTATACGACGACTTGCTGGTAATTTTATTGTCACTATGAGGCATCAGCTGTTACTGAAAAATGAGAATGTAGACATTTATTTGGCAGACGTTATGATAAGTGTATTAGATGATTCATCACAAACAGGAATTTTCATGCCATTGAAGGAATTAGCCAAGTCAAATAAAAGTTGTAAAATGGTCATTTCTGTTGTTTCGAATAGTGACATTTTACCAAGACAGTTTGTTATTACAGATGAAGGTGAAACGGGGAAGTTTTACGGGAAATTTACGGTGTCTCACGGGAAAGATGGTCACAGAGAATTTAGAATCGATGATTTGTAG